One genomic region from Terriglobus aquaticus encodes:
- a CDS encoding cytochrome c oxidase subunit 3 family protein, producing the protein MSVSSTFSEITHPPAPEIHASHDVHDHPFYQRHHFETAEQQREAAGFGMWLFLLTEIMFFGGLFMAYLLYRNWYYDAFVAASNSISVPMGLTNTIVLITSSLTMAMGVWAAEVKNKKLLQIFLLATVVLGFAFLGIKTGEYYDKFAEHHVPGASFSIADFVNPPAGSKEKPLPMDMAKKTEVYFSLYFAMTGVHALHMIIGIAILIVLLWKSNSGVYTSGYVQPIENFGLYWHFVDIVWIFLFPFLYLINRH; encoded by the coding sequence ATGTCGGTCAGCTCGACGTTTTCAGAGATCACCCATCCGCCCGCACCGGAGATCCACGCGTCTCACGACGTGCACGATCACCCGTTCTATCAGCGGCACCACTTTGAGACGGCTGAGCAGCAGCGCGAAGCTGCCGGCTTCGGCATGTGGCTCTTTCTGCTCACAGAAATCATGTTCTTCGGCGGCCTGTTCATGGCCTACCTGCTGTACCGGAACTGGTACTACGACGCCTTCGTTGCGGCGTCGAACTCCATCTCCGTGCCAATGGGATTGACCAACACCATCGTCCTGATCACGTCGTCATTGACGATGGCGATGGGCGTGTGGGCGGCCGAGGTCAAGAATAAAAAGCTGCTCCAGATTTTCCTGCTCGCGACTGTAGTTCTCGGCTTCGCCTTTCTTGGCATCAAGACCGGCGAGTACTACGACAAGTTCGCAGAGCATCACGTTCCTGGCGCTTCGTTCAGCATCGCGGACTTCGTGAATCCTCCGGCTGGAAGCAAGGAAAAGCCGCTGCCGATGGACATGGCGAAAAAGACGGAAGTCTACTTCTCCCTGTACTTCGCCATGACCGGCGTCCACGCGCTGCACATGATCATCGGCATCGCGATCCTGATCGTGCTGCTGTGGAAATCCAACAGCGGTGTCTACACGTCCGGGTATGTCCAACCCATCGAGAACTTCGGGCTGTACTGGCACTTCGTCGACATCGTATGGATTTTTCTGTTCCCGTTCCTTTACTTGATCAATCGACACTGA
- the coxB gene encoding cytochrome c oxidase subunit II has product MSYISPVLWQFLTKWLTYFAIWPQEASTVAPMADALYLFLWGMTVVGMILVGALVFVFSVRYRAQKHPEAVQIEGSTLLEATWTIIPLGIFLFVFVWGAWLYFRIYNPPANAMQIYIVGKQWMWKAEHPGGQHEINALHVPTGRPVQLTMISQDVFHSYSIPAFRVKREVIPGRFTTVWFNATTPGTYHLFCTQYCGTLHSGMIGEVTVLSPDDYQRWTEQSTSGMSLAQNGERLFNSLGCNSCHNGTAAARGPVLAGVYGSKIQMDDGTTQIATDGWLRDTILNPSQHVPAGYKPIMPTYQGQVSEEGLIDLVEYIKNLKSNYRNQQTLVTTQSNNAAPTTPDMVKP; this is encoded by the coding sequence ATGTCGTATATCAGTCCAGTGCTCTGGCAGTTCCTCACCAAATGGTTGACGTATTTCGCCATCTGGCCGCAGGAGGCGTCGACCGTCGCGCCCATGGCCGACGCACTGTACCTGTTTCTCTGGGGCATGACCGTCGTCGGCATGATCCTTGTCGGCGCGCTTGTCTTTGTCTTCTCGGTTCGCTACCGCGCGCAGAAGCACCCCGAAGCCGTCCAGATCGAGGGCTCCACGCTGCTGGAGGCCACCTGGACGATCATCCCGCTCGGCATCTTCCTGTTTGTGTTTGTTTGGGGCGCCTGGCTGTACTTCCGGATCTACAATCCGCCAGCCAACGCGATGCAGATCTACATCGTTGGCAAGCAGTGGATGTGGAAAGCCGAACATCCCGGCGGTCAGCATGAAATCAACGCGCTCCATGTCCCGACGGGTCGCCCTGTCCAGTTGACGATGATCTCGCAGGACGTCTTCCACTCATACTCCATCCCGGCGTTTCGCGTGAAGCGCGAGGTCATCCCCGGGCGGTTCACCACCGTGTGGTTCAACGCAACGACTCCGGGCACCTATCACCTGTTCTGCACCCAGTACTGCGGCACGCTGCACAGCGGCATGATCGGCGAAGTAACGGTGTTGAGCCCGGACGATTACCAGCGGTGGACGGAGCAGTCCACCAGCGGCATGAGCCTGGCGCAGAACGGCGAGCGCCTTTTCAATTCGCTGGGATGCAATAGCTGCCATAACGGTACAGCTGCGGCTCGCGGACCGGTCCTGGCGGGAGTTTACGGTTCCAAGATCCAGATGGACGACGGCACGACCCAGATTGCGACCGATGGCTGGCTCCGCGACACCATTCTGAACCCCTCGCAGCATGTGCCGGCTGGGTACAAGCCGATCATGCCGACCTACCAGGGCCAGGTTTCTGAAGAAGGCCTGATCGATCTGGTCGAGTACATCAAGAACCTCAAGAGCAATTATCGTAATCAGCAGACCCTGGTTACCACGCAGTCCAACAACGCGGCGCCGACCACGCCCGATATGGTGAAGCCATGA
- a CDS encoding c-type cytochrome produces the protein MQAVQTTATTERATAMKQRLLAVSLSALSVLGLAGCRQDMHNQPKFYPQRGTEFFADGRSARPQVENTVARGQADVNSYFMTGMQGGKEGDGMPLPVTMDLLSRGQERYNIYCTACHSRVGNGGGIVVQRGYRPAGNFHTDRLRSAPLGHFYNVIANGYGAMPEYGTMLPVEDRWAIVAYIRALQLSQNATAADAGGVPIRKLGDVAEANGLPRNFAAEWALPATAVYGTPDNQDHGIPGQDAATNGANVSGKTGVQTQNTGHGAPGSAGNVSSPITPNAGSSMSPATLNGPR, from the coding sequence ATGCAGGCCGTCCAGACAACAGCAACGACGGAACGGGCCACCGCCATGAAACAGCGGCTGCTGGCGGTTTCCTTGTCTGCCCTTTCGGTGCTCGGCCTTGCCGGCTGCCGCCAGGACATGCACAACCAGCCTAAGTTCTATCCCCAGCGCGGGACCGAGTTTTTCGCAGACGGACGCTCCGCGCGTCCCCAGGTAGAAAACACCGTCGCGCGCGGCCAAGCCGATGTTAACAGCTACTTCATGACCGGCATGCAGGGCGGCAAGGAAGGCGACGGCATGCCGTTGCCCGTGACCATGGACCTGCTGTCCCGCGGCCAGGAACGGTACAACATCTATTGCACGGCGTGTCACTCCCGCGTGGGTAATGGCGGCGGCATCGTCGTACAGCGCGGCTACCGCCCGGCAGGGAATTTCCACACCGATCGGCTGCGCTCGGCGCCGCTCGGTCACTTCTACAACGTGATTGCAAATGGCTACGGCGCGATGCCGGAATACGGCACCATGCTCCCGGTGGAAGATCGTTGGGCGATCGTGGCCTACATCCGGGCTCTCCAGTTGAGCCAGAACGCTACCGCTGCCGATGCGGGCGGAGTACCCATCCGCAAGCTGGGCGACGTTGCAGAGGCGAACGGTCTACCGCGCAACTTTGCTGCAGAGTGGGCGTTGCCGGCGACGGCTGTGTACGGCACACCAGACAACCAGGATCACGGGATCCCGGGCCAAGACGCCGCGACCAATGGAGCGAACGTGTCCGGCAAGACCGGAGTCCAGACACAAAACACGGGCCATGGAGCGCCGGGATCTGCAGGAAACGTGAGTTCGCCCATCACTCCCAATGCCGGATCTTCGATGTCTCCGGCTACGCTCAACGGGCCCCGCTAA
- a CDS encoding ABC transporter permease — translation MNRPTLLHRIGAWLSALISRPRFEREMEEEIRFHMEQHAATLIAQGIAPAEAHRQARIAFGGAETSRDNIRSAIGLRPLDELLGDLRYAVRVLRNSPGFTLIAAASLALAIGANTTIFSVAHFMLLERLAVPHPTELRMLYREEGERSVYHGTWGSDYRADNGQFRSDSFPYPVYQQVQRAAGKDGVSVFAFKDIGTVNVASNGTAQAVEAQLVSGNFYESMKTIPELGRGILPADDGAPGTGAVAVISYDFWQRAFGGSRDVLGKVVRVDTFPVAIVGVNAKGFTGADGVQRAPELVMPMSMIATLHGTLGEDKVLESSRLCWIQMMVRKPATMTDAVLQNRLDHHFHTAVLATVTPAAGETVDRLVTDDGSRGEAIESMFMRRPMYILLGLVGCVLLLACANVANLMLARANNRQREISVRLALGAGRGRVFRQLLVESLLLAAIGGAAGAMLGYLGRTAAPALLQNAWQTNAMPIPFNWPIFAFTTAITLLTGILFGLAPAWQSTRTDVNTALKQGAATASRQRKAWTGKGLVAFQIAMATLLVAGSALFLRTMLNLSRVKPGFEPGGLLLFDVQPPEKQYPGVKSVALHRELTSRFAAVPGVDGASAASVALISGSSWNSGVRIEGESANLGDGRHVHTDDVSPEFFQVLRIRMLIGRGFTSTDTQTSPKVTVVNQAFVRKYLNGKNPIGLRISGGEIKVDGKSQPDWHTIIGVCADTQYNDLRTAPEPIYFTDKFQWSGQSDAAQGSVYLVRTQLAPAEIVPALREAATRLDPDLPLLNIRTQSQQIADVSRQERMFATLTAGFGVLALALACVGIYGVMAYTVSQRTHEIGIRLALGAERGRVRRMVLREAGWLAGAGVLVGLGAALGLAQLVSSLLYDTEARDPLSLTVTVTLLLAVSVTASWVPAERAARLEPVIALRQD, via the coding sequence GTGAACAGGCCGACCCTTCTGCACCGGATAGGCGCGTGGCTAAGCGCTCTCATTTCACGCCCTCGCTTTGAGCGAGAGATGGAAGAAGAGATCCGCTTCCACATGGAACAGCATGCAGCTACGCTGATTGCACAAGGCATCGCACCGGCCGAGGCGCACCGGCAGGCCCGCATCGCCTTCGGCGGTGCTGAGACTTCACGGGACAACATCCGCTCGGCGATCGGTCTTCGTCCTTTGGACGAACTTCTCGGGGATCTCCGATACGCTGTCCGGGTTCTGCGCAACAGCCCCGGATTCACCCTGATCGCGGCTGCGTCGCTCGCACTCGCCATCGGCGCGAACACAACGATCTTCTCCGTTGCGCACTTTATGCTGCTGGAGCGCCTGGCCGTACCGCACCCTACCGAACTTCGCATGCTGTATCGCGAGGAGGGGGAACGATCCGTCTATCACGGGACTTGGGGTTCGGATTACAGAGCGGATAACGGCCAGTTTCGTTCCGATTCATTCCCCTATCCCGTCTATCAGCAGGTGCAGCGTGCGGCGGGAAAAGACGGCGTATCCGTCTTCGCATTCAAAGACATCGGGACGGTAAACGTCGCTTCAAACGGCACTGCACAAGCCGTCGAAGCGCAGTTGGTCTCCGGAAACTTCTACGAATCCATGAAGACGATTCCTGAGCTGGGCCGCGGCATCTTGCCTGCTGACGACGGCGCTCCCGGCACGGGAGCTGTCGCGGTGATCAGCTATGACTTCTGGCAGAGAGCCTTTGGAGGCTCCCGCGACGTGCTGGGGAAAGTCGTCCGTGTAGACACCTTTCCGGTCGCCATCGTGGGCGTGAATGCCAAGGGCTTCACCGGTGCAGATGGCGTGCAGAGGGCGCCGGAGTTGGTAATGCCCATGTCCATGATCGCGACGCTGCATGGCACGCTGGGCGAAGACAAGGTTCTGGAGAGCAGCAGGCTGTGCTGGATTCAGATGATGGTTCGCAAGCCCGCGACCATGACTGACGCTGTGCTGCAAAACCGCCTGGATCATCATTTCCATACAGCGGTCCTGGCCACAGTAACGCCCGCGGCGGGTGAGACTGTAGATCGGCTCGTCACGGATGATGGCAGCCGGGGCGAAGCGATTGAATCCATGTTCATGCGCCGCCCCATGTACATTCTGCTGGGGTTGGTGGGTTGCGTTCTGTTACTGGCCTGCGCCAACGTGGCGAACCTGATGCTTGCCCGCGCCAACAATCGTCAACGGGAGATAAGCGTCCGGTTGGCTCTGGGTGCGGGGCGCGGACGAGTGTTCCGCCAGTTGCTGGTTGAATCGCTACTGCTTGCCGCTATTGGTGGTGCCGCCGGCGCCATGCTGGGCTACCTGGGACGAACTGCTGCGCCTGCTCTGTTGCAAAACGCCTGGCAGACCAACGCCATGCCGATCCCATTCAACTGGCCGATTTTTGCCTTCACCACCGCGATCACTTTGCTCACCGGCATCCTGTTTGGACTGGCGCCCGCGTGGCAGTCCACGCGCACCGACGTAAACACCGCGCTGAAACAGGGTGCAGCCACAGCTTCCCGGCAGCGCAAGGCATGGACCGGCAAGGGCCTGGTCGCGTTCCAGATTGCCATGGCAACGTTACTGGTGGCCGGATCGGCTCTCTTCCTTCGAACCATGCTGAACTTGTCCCGGGTGAAGCCGGGGTTTGAGCCTGGAGGGCTGCTGCTGTTCGATGTGCAGCCGCCTGAGAAGCAGTATCCCGGTGTGAAGAGCGTGGCACTGCACCGCGAGTTGACGAGCCGCTTTGCCGCGGTGCCTGGAGTGGACGGAGCAAGCGCCGCCTCAGTGGCACTGATCTCGGGATCATCGTGGAATAGCGGCGTGCGGATCGAGGGGGAGTCAGCGAATCTTGGCGACGGACGGCATGTCCACACGGATGACGTAAGTCCCGAATTCTTCCAGGTGTTACGCATCCGAATGCTGATTGGCCGCGGCTTTACCAGCACGGACACTCAAACCTCGCCTAAAGTCACTGTGGTGAACCAGGCGTTCGTTCGCAAATACCTGAATGGTAAAAATCCGATCGGCCTGCGCATCTCTGGTGGAGAGATCAAAGTCGACGGCAAATCCCAGCCGGATTGGCACACAATCATCGGCGTCTGCGCCGACACACAATACAACGATCTCCGCACTGCTCCCGAGCCCATTTACTTCACGGATAAGTTCCAGTGGTCGGGACAGAGCGACGCCGCACAGGGCTCGGTCTACCTGGTACGCACGCAGCTCGCGCCCGCTGAGATCGTTCCGGCACTGCGCGAGGCAGCGACCCGGCTTGATCCGGACTTGCCTCTGCTGAACATCCGTACCCAGTCTCAGCAGATCGCCGATGTCTCTCGCCAGGAGCGCATGTTCGCGACGCTGACGGCGGGCTTCGGCGTGCTGGCGCTGGCGTTGGCGTGTGTGGGAATCTATGGCGTGATGGCGTACACCGTTTCGCAGCGCACGCACGAGATCGGCATTCGGCTAGCTCTTGGAGCGGAACGAGGCCGCGTGCGCCGCATGGTGTTGCGGGAAGCTGGTTGGCTTGCAGGCGCTGGTGTTCTGGTTGGCCTTGGAGCAGCGCTCGGACTCGCTCAGTTGGTTAGCAGCCTGCTGTACGACACGGAGGCACGGGATCCGCTCAGCCTGACGGTGACTGTCACCCTGTTGCTTGCCGTGTCGGTAACTGCAAGCTGGGTGCCGGCCGAGCGCGCGGCTCGACTTGAACCGGTGATCGCTTTGCGACAAGATTGA
- a CDS encoding DUF3341 domain-containing protein codes for MPVEEGVYGLLAEFNTPGAMVHATEQARAAGYRRMECYTPYPVEEAATALDVHHTRVPLLTLMGGLMGLTTAFLMQTWMSAISYPINVAGRPLFSWPAFMIPAYEWTILFAGLSAAFGMLALNGLPQPYHPLFNAPNFRTGATDNKFFLCLEAADPRFELADTRAFLEQFHAVSVVEVDL; via the coding sequence ATGCCAGTCGAAGAGGGAGTCTACGGCCTCCTGGCCGAATTCAATACCCCCGGTGCCATGGTGCACGCGACCGAACAGGCTCGTGCCGCCGGATACCGCCGGATGGAGTGCTACACGCCCTACCCGGTCGAGGAAGCCGCGACCGCTCTGGATGTGCACCACACCCGCGTTCCGCTTTTGACGCTGATGGGCGGCTTGATGGGCCTGACCACGGCATTCCTGATGCAGACCTGGATGTCCGCCATCTCCTATCCGATCAACGTCGCGGGACGGCCACTCTTCAGCTGGCCTGCCTTCATGATCCCGGCATATGAGTGGACCATCCTGTTCGCGGGCCTGTCGGCCGCGTTCGGCATGTTGGCCCTGAACGGTCTGCCCCAGCCGTACCACCCGTTGTTCAACGCTCCCAATTTCCGTACTGGAGCGACGGACAACAAGTTCTTCCTGTGCCTGGAAGCGGCGGATCCCCGGTTTGAGCTGGCGGACACCCGCGCGTTTCTCGAACAGTTCCACGCCGTGAGTGTGGTGGAGGTGGACCTGTAA
- a CDS encoding cytochrome C oxidase subunit IV family protein, with product MSELQKTDNGEQAIALSNKPVDRHGANLDYHDAGNVVNPEHIAHHIVSPVMYLAIFGVLMIGTLATVGFAYLPLGPFNAAVAIAIACTKAVFVVLFFMHVKYSSRLVKLTVVSGFFTFLVLVIMSMSDYISRAWGQW from the coding sequence ATGAGTGAGTTGCAGAAGACAGATAACGGGGAACAGGCGATCGCTCTGTCGAACAAGCCCGTCGACCGGCATGGTGCCAACCTGGACTACCACGACGCTGGAAATGTGGTGAACCCCGAACACATTGCGCACCACATCGTTTCGCCAGTGATGTACCTGGCGATCTTCGGTGTGCTGATGATCGGCACCCTGGCCACTGTTGGCTTCGCGTATCTGCCGCTCGGTCCTTTCAACGCGGCCGTGGCCATCGCGATCGCCTGCACCAAGGCCGTGTTCGTCGTGCTCTTCTTCATGCACGTCAAGTACAGCTCTCGCCTGGTGAAGCTCACCGTGGTCAGTGGCTTCTTCACCTTCCTGGTGCTGGTGATCATGAGCATGAGCGACTACATCTCGCGCGCTTGGGGTCAGTGGTAA
- the nrfD gene encoding NrfD/PsrC family molybdoenzyme membrane anchor subunit, protein MATKPISEPLRHPVNDPMIDPRTGEFAVIAPGHNFASVTQKISNVVLTSHTPLGWFFGLIAAAGVLTMMIVAITWLVLRGVGIWGVTIPGAWGFAIVNFVWWIGIGHAGTLISAILLLFKQSWRNSINRFAEAMTIFAVCCAGLFPVLHIGRPWLGYWLFPYPNTMNIWPQFRSPLCWDVFAVSTYATISVVFWYIGMVPDFGTLRDKATHPFPKWFYGLLSLGWRGSTRHWMRYETASLLLAGLSTPLVLSVHTVISFDFAVAALPGWHTTIFPPYFVAGAIYSGFAMVLTLAIPIRKFYHMEDLVTLRHLDNMAKVMLGTGLIVAYGYGTEVFFAWYSASHWEWFMMWNRMFGPMGWGYWMLILTNIAIPLFTLWWRKLRVNVTYLFILSLIINTGMWFERFVIVVTSLYRDYLPSSWGTYRATKWDYMLYVGTMGFFTFLFLLFTRFAPMIPMNEIKMMLPQAKLAGGLDAEETVEETA, encoded by the coding sequence ATGGCGACCAAACCAATCAGTGAACCACTCCGCCATCCGGTAAACGACCCGATGATCGACCCGCGCACCGGCGAGTTCGCCGTCATTGCGCCGGGCCACAACTTCGCGTCGGTAACGCAGAAAATCTCAAATGTGGTGCTCACGTCCCACACCCCGCTGGGCTGGTTCTTTGGCTTGATCGCGGCGGCTGGCGTGCTCACCATGATGATCGTTGCCATCACGTGGCTGGTGCTGCGCGGTGTAGGCATCTGGGGTGTCACCATCCCCGGCGCCTGGGGCTTCGCCATTGTCAACTTCGTGTGGTGGATCGGTATCGGTCACGCCGGAACGCTGATCTCCGCCATCCTTCTGCTCTTCAAGCAGAGCTGGCGTAACTCGATCAACCGCTTCGCCGAAGCTATGACGATCTTCGCCGTCTGCTGCGCAGGCCTCTTCCCGGTGCTGCACATCGGGCGTCCGTGGCTGGGATACTGGCTCTTCCCGTACCCAAACACCATGAACATCTGGCCGCAGTTCCGTTCCCCGCTCTGCTGGGACGTGTTCGCGGTGTCCACGTACGCGACCATCTCGGTAGTGTTCTGGTACATCGGTATGGTGCCTGACTTCGGCACCCTCCGCGACAAGGCTACGCATCCGTTCCCCAAGTGGTTCTACGGCCTGCTGTCGCTTGGCTGGCGCGGTTCCACCCGTCACTGGATGCGGTATGAGACAGCGTCGCTCCTGCTGGCTGGTCTGTCGACCCCACTGGTGCTCTCGGTCCACACCGTCATCAGCTTCGACTTCGCCGTCGCGGCTCTGCCCGGTTGGCACACGACCATCTTCCCGCCGTACTTCGTCGCGGGTGCTATCTACTCCGGCTTCGCGATGGTGCTGACGCTTGCGATTCCGATCCGGAAGTTCTACCACATGGAAGACCTGGTTACGCTCCGTCACCTGGACAACATGGCCAAGGTCATGCTGGGTACGGGCCTGATCGTGGCGTACGGCTACGGCACAGAGGTCTTCTTCGCCTGGTACTCCGCTTCCCACTGGGAGTGGTTCATGATGTGGAACCGCATGTTCGGTCCCATGGGTTGGGGATACTGGATGCTCATCCTCACCAACATCGCGATACCACTGTTCACGCTCTGGTGGCGCAAGCTTCGGGTCAACGTCACGTACCTGTTCATCCTGTCGCTGATCATCAATACCGGTATGTGGTTTGAGCGATTTGTGATCGTGGTGACCTCGCTGTACCGCGATTACCTGCCCTCCTCGTGGGGCACGTACCGCGCCACCAAGTGGGATTACATGCTGTACGTCGGCACCATGGGCTTCTTCACGTTCCTGTTCCTGTTGTTTACGCGCTTCGCCCCCATGATCCCGATGAACGAAATCAAGATGATGCTGCCCCAGGCCAAGCTGGCGGGCGGCCTGGATGCCGAGGAAACGGTAGAGGAGACGGCCTGA
- a CDS encoding cytochrome c oxidase subunit I: MSTIVSLPDQSTATLPKRSYLNAEHGLLSWLLTGDHKRIAMLYLVSITFFFFLGGFFAGMIRLELLTPVGDLMAADTYNKMFTMHGIVMVFLFLVPSVPATLGNFLIPIMIGAKDLAFPKINLLSWYLYMIGGTFVLASLVLGGVDTGWTFTTPLSTHYLNTHVITTATAIFIAGFSSIFTGLNFIVTIHRMRAPGMTWFRLPLFVWSNYAASIMMVLGTPVLAIAITLVALERTIGIGVFDPAKGGDPLLFQHLFWFYSHPAVYIMILPGFGVISEVISTFSRKRVFGYTAVAFSSVAIALFGFFVWAHHMFIMGVSNYSALVFSLLTMLVAVPSAIKIFNWSFTLQKGSITFETPMLYAFGFIGLFTIGGLTGVFLGSLGMDIHLTETYFIVAHFHFVMVGGMLMAFLSGVHFWWPKMTGRMYPESISKLAAVTTFIGFILTFFPQFVVGYLGMPRRYHAYPAEFQVLNVLSTAGATVLGVGYLLPLLYLGWSLKYGAIAGNNPWQATGLEWQIQSPPLTENFLETPVVEWEAYDYEWLAKKQQAELSHV, translated from the coding sequence ATGAGCACTATCGTCTCTCTGCCCGACCAGAGCACCGCGACGCTGCCAAAGCGTAGCTACCTGAACGCAGAACACGGCCTGTTGAGCTGGCTGCTGACTGGCGACCACAAGCGCATCGCCATGCTCTACCTGGTTTCCATCACATTCTTCTTCTTCCTGGGAGGCTTCTTTGCCGGCATGATCCGGCTGGAGCTGCTGACCCCGGTGGGAGACCTGATGGCGGCAGACACCTACAACAAGATGTTCACCATGCACGGCATCGTCATGGTCTTCCTGTTCCTGGTGCCGTCCGTTCCGGCCACGCTGGGCAACTTCCTAATCCCAATCATGATCGGGGCCAAGGATCTCGCGTTCCCCAAGATCAACCTGCTCAGCTGGTACCTGTACATGATCGGCGGCACGTTTGTGCTGGCGTCGTTGGTGCTGGGCGGTGTGGATACCGGCTGGACGTTCACCACGCCTCTCTCCACCCACTACCTGAACACGCACGTGATCACCACGGCGACCGCGATCTTCATCGCAGGATTCTCGTCCATCTTCACGGGCCTGAACTTCATCGTGACGATTCACCGTATGCGCGCACCAGGCATGACCTGGTTCCGCCTGCCGCTGTTCGTCTGGTCGAACTATGCCGCCAGCATCATGATGGTGCTGGGCACTCCGGTCCTCGCCATTGCGATCACTCTGGTGGCCCTGGAACGGACTATCGGCATCGGCGTCTTCGATCCCGCCAAGGGCGGCGATCCGCTGCTGTTCCAGCACCTGTTCTGGTTCTATTCGCACCCTGCCGTGTACATCATGATTCTGCCCGGCTTCGGTGTCATCTCTGAGGTGATCTCCACCTTCAGCCGCAAGCGGGTCTTCGGGTATACCGCAGTTGCCTTCTCTTCGGTGGCGATCGCCCTGTTCGGCTTCTTCGTATGGGCGCACCACATGTTCATCATGGGCGTGTCCAACTACTCGGCCCTGGTGTTCTCGCTGTTGACCATGCTGGTAGCGGTACCCTCGGCCATCAAGATTTTCAACTGGTCGTTCACGCTTCAGAAGGGCTCGATCACCTTCGAGACGCCGATGCTCTACGCGTTCGGCTTCATCGGCCTGTTCACGATTGGTGGACTCACCGGGGTCTTCCTGGGTTCGCTCGGCATGGACATCCACCTTACCGAGACCTACTTCATCGTCGCCCACTTCCACTTCGTCATGGTGGGTGGCATGCTCATGGCCTTCCTTTCGGGCGTCCACTTCTGGTGGCCCAAGATGACGGGCCGCATGTACCCCGAGTCGATCTCGAAGCTGGCCGCTGTGACCACGTTTATCGGGTTCATCCTCACCTTCTTCCCGCAGTTCGTGGTGGGTTACCTTGGCATGCCGCGTCGCTACCACGCGTACCCGGCGGAGTTCCAAGTGCTCAACGTACTTTCGACTGCAGGTGCGACGGTGCTTGGAGTGGGCTATCTTCTGCCGCTTTTGTACCTGGGCTGGTCTTTGAAGTACGGTGCGATCGCGGGTAACAACCCGTGGCAGGCAACTGGCTTGGAGTGGCAGATCCAGTCACCTCCGCTCACTGAGAACTTCCTGGAAACGCCCGTTGTGGAATGGGAAGCCTACGATTACGAGTGGCTGGCCAAGAAGCAGCAGGCTGAACTCTCCCACGTGTAG
- a CDS encoding SCO family protein has product MSMMDIFRKTRRTAYAAAAVLLGCALLPLATPAQVASYGEKQTGDQYGNELPTVLKSAAINQRLNGQIPLNSTWTDETGKSVHLGDYFQNGKPAILALVYYQCPMLCSEELDGLTQALAMVHLNPGKDFQVVIASIDPSDTPAMAEQKKALYTKRYARPGTEAGWHFLVGPQPSIDALSSAVGFGYVRVPGPDGKLTQFAHASAIQILTPEGKVAQYYLGVEYSPKDVLLGLVEASGNKIGSPVANILTYCYHYDPHRNRHSIIVARVVQLSGMVTLAGLGGFMFLMFRRDHQIAKEQNHLTRRSDPDRDVS; this is encoded by the coding sequence ATGAGCATGATGGACATATTCCGGAAAACACGGCGCACCGCGTATGCGGCAGCGGCGGTGTTGCTGGGGTGTGCCTTGCTCCCCCTCGCGACTCCCGCGCAGGTCGCTTCCTACGGTGAAAAGCAGACGGGCGATCAGTACGGCAACGAACTGCCGACGGTATTGAAGAGTGCTGCAATCAACCAGCGCCTGAATGGCCAGATTCCTCTAAACTCCACCTGGACGGATGAGACCGGCAAGTCAGTCCACCTCGGGGACTACTTCCAGAATGGCAAGCCGGCGATTTTGGCTTTGGTGTACTACCAGTGCCCCATGCTGTGTTCGGAGGAACTGGACGGCTTGACGCAGGCGCTTGCCATGGTTCACCTGAACCCTGGCAAGGACTTTCAAGTTGTCATAGCCTCAATCGATCCCAGCGACACTCCCGCAATGGCGGAACAGAAGAAGGCGCTCTACACCAAGCGGTATGCGCGTCCGGGCACCGAGGCCGGATGGCACTTCCTGGTTGGGCCTCAGCCGTCGATTGACGCACTTTCGTCCGCGGTGGGCTTCGGCTACGTCCGCGTCCCCGGACCAGACGGCAAGCTCACGCAGTTCGCTCACGCCTCGGCGATACAGATCCTCACGCCCGAAGGCAAGGTGGCCCAGTACTATCTAGGAGTTGAGTACTCGCCAAAGGACGTCCTGCTTGGGCTGGTCGAGGCTTCTGGTAACAAGATCGGTTCCCCGGTTGCCAACATTCTCACCTATTGCTACCACTATGACCCGCACCGCAACCGGCACAGCATCATCGTTGCGCGTGTAGTGCAGCTTAGCGGCATGGTGACCCTTGCGGGCCTTGGGGGCTTCATGTTTCTCATGTTCCGGCGCGACCACCAGATTGCAAAAGAGCAGAACCACCTGACGCGGCGGAGCGATCCGGATCGCGACGTATCCTAA